A single genomic interval of Helianthus annuus cultivar XRQ/B chromosome 6, HanXRQr2.0-SUNRISE, whole genome shotgun sequence harbors:
- the LOC110864623 gene encoding probable purine permease 11 isoform X2, which translates to MATLVQTIGFPILFIPYFLFPSITTSSSTPTTSVSPRVIFLLYVVLGALIAGDNMLYSVGLLYLSASTYSLICATQLAFNAVFSFFLNSQKFTALIFNSVVVLSLSASLLAVNDNSDEPSGVSKKNYAFGFVATLGASALYAFLLSIMQLSFQKVIKKETFSVVLELQIYTSFFATCVSTIGLFASGEWRTLGGEMDSFGKGGMAYVMTLVWTAVAWQVCSVGVVGLIFVVSSLFSNVISTLSLALTPLAALVVFHDKMNGVKLIAMLMALWGFCTYIYQNYLDDLKAKREQTDATGAVLSEGSTPLLLEA; encoded by the exons ATGGCTACACTTGTTCAAACTATCGGGTTTCCGATCCTTTTCATCCCGTATTTTCTTTTTCCTTCGATTACTACATCATCATCTACACCCACCACATCCGTTTCACCGCGTGTTATTTTCTTGCTCTATGTTGTTCTCGGTGCCCTAATTGCCGGTGACAATATGTTATACTCTGTCGGATTATTATACCTTTCGGCCTCTACTTACTCCCTCATATGCGCCACTCAATTAGCCTTCAATGCAGTCTTTTCATTTTTCTTAAATTCCCAGAAATTTACCGCTTTAATTTTCAATTCTGTGGTGGTTCTTTCGTTATCCGCCTCACTGCTTGCCGTCAATGACAACTCAGATGAACCGTCTGGCGTATCGAAAAAGAATTACGCCTTTGGTTTTGTGGCTACGCTTGGTGCGTCTGCTCTTTACGCATTTTTACTTTCGATCATGCAACTTTCATTccaaaaagttataaaaaaagaAACGTTTTCTGTCGTTCTCGAGCTTCAAATCTACACTTCGTTCTTTGCCACTTGTGTTTCTACCATCGGTCTTTTTGCTAGCGGCGAGTGGCGGACTCTGGGCGGTGAAATGGATAGTTTTGGTAAGGGGGGTATGGCTTACGTGATGACGTTGGTTTGGACCGCTGTGGCTTGGCAGGTGTGCTCGGTTGGCGTTGTGGGGTTGATTTTTGTGGTGTCGTCTTTGTTCTCGAATGTGATTAGTACTCTGTCGTTGGCGTTGACTCCGTTGGCCGCACTAGTCGTGTTTCATGACAAAATGAACGGTGTAAAGCTGATTGCGATGCTAATGGCCTTGTGGGGTTTTTGTACTTACATTTATCAGAATTATCTTGATGATCTTAAGGCGAAGAGAGAACAGACGGATGCTACTG GGGCAGTTTTATCCGAAGGATCAACTCCATTGCTACTTGAAGCATAA
- the LOC110864623 gene encoding probable purine permease 11 isoform X1, protein MPDNEDSVAVTQSGVLPLAKLKRWQWWVLVAFNIFFLIIGQIVAVLLGRFYYDQGGNSKWMATLVQTIGFPILFIPYFLFPSITTSSSTPTTSVSPRVIFLLYVVLGALIAGDNMLYSVGLLYLSASTYSLICATQLAFNAVFSFFLNSQKFTALIFNSVVVLSLSASLLAVNDNSDEPSGVSKKNYAFGFVATLGASALYAFLLSIMQLSFQKVIKKETFSVVLELQIYTSFFATCVSTIGLFASGEWRTLGGEMDSFGKGGMAYVMTLVWTAVAWQVCSVGVVGLIFVVSSLFSNVISTLSLALTPLAALVVFHDKMNGVKLIAMLMALWGFCTYIYQNYLDDLKAKREQTDATGAVLSEGSTPLLLEA, encoded by the exons ATAATGAAGATTCGGTTGCGGTAACTCAGTCTGGCGTATTACCACTTGCCAAACTCAAACGTTGGCAATGGTGGGTTCTCGTTGCCTTCAACATTTTTTTTCTAATTATTGGTCAAATTGTCGCAGTTCTTCTGGGTCGATTTTATTACGACCAAGGTGGAAATAGTAAATGGATGGCTACACTTGTTCAAACTATCGGGTTTCCGATCCTTTTCATCCCGTATTTTCTTTTTCCTTCGATTACTACATCATCATCTACACCCACCACATCCGTTTCACCGCGTGTTATTTTCTTGCTCTATGTTGTTCTCGGTGCCCTAATTGCCGGTGACAATATGTTATACTCTGTCGGATTATTATACCTTTCGGCCTCTACTTACTCCCTCATATGCGCCACTCAATTAGCCTTCAATGCAGTCTTTTCATTTTTCTTAAATTCCCAGAAATTTACCGCTTTAATTTTCAATTCTGTGGTGGTTCTTTCGTTATCCGCCTCACTGCTTGCCGTCAATGACAACTCAGATGAACCGTCTGGCGTATCGAAAAAGAATTACGCCTTTGGTTTTGTGGCTACGCTTGGTGCGTCTGCTCTTTACGCATTTTTACTTTCGATCATGCAACTTTCATTccaaaaagttataaaaaaagaAACGTTTTCTGTCGTTCTCGAGCTTCAAATCTACACTTCGTTCTTTGCCACTTGTGTTTCTACCATCGGTCTTTTTGCTAGCGGCGAGTGGCGGACTCTGGGCGGTGAAATGGATAGTTTTGGTAAGGGGGGTATGGCTTACGTGATGACGTTGGTTTGGACCGCTGTGGCTTGGCAGGTGTGCTCGGTTGGCGTTGTGGGGTTGATTTTTGTGGTGTCGTCTTTGTTCTCGAATGTGATTAGTACTCTGTCGTTGGCGTTGACTCCGTTGGCCGCACTAGTCGTGTTTCATGACAAAATGAACGGTGTAAAGCTGATTGCGATGCTAATGGCCTTGTGGGGTTTTTGTACTTACATTTATCAGAATTATCTTGATGATCTTAAGGCGAAGAGAGAACAGACGGATGCTACTG GGGCAGTTTTATCCGAAGGATCAACTCCATTGCTACTTGAAGCATAA